A genomic stretch from Deltaproteobacteria bacterium includes:
- a CDS encoding response regulator transcription factor — MAKEHILVVEDEEDILELVRYNLSREGFHLTGVTCGEEGLKTARNMGPDLILLDLMLPGMDGLEVCRVLKHDGKTQYIPIVILTAKGEEADIVAGLELGADDYITKPFSPRVLIARVRAVLRRRAIEPPGETSPLTIHELAIHPGRHEVMVAGQPVDLTVTEFRLLHMLARRPGWVFTRTQIINGVHGDDYPVSDRSIDVQIVGLRKKLGSAGNYIETVRGVGYRFKE; from the coding sequence ATGGCCAAAGAACATATCTTGGTGGTAGAGGACGAAGAGGATATCCTGGAACTGGTCAGATATAACCTGTCCCGAGAAGGTTTCCACCTAACCGGAGTGACTTGCGGGGAAGAGGGTTTGAAAACCGCCCGGAACATGGGACCGGATCTGATTTTACTTGATCTGATGTTGCCCGGGATGGACGGCCTGGAGGTCTGCCGGGTGCTGAAACACGATGGCAAAACTCAATATATTCCGATTGTTATTCTAACGGCCAAAGGAGAAGAAGCGGATATCGTGGCCGGCCTGGAACTGGGAGCCGACGATTATATCACCAAACCCTTCAGTCCCCGGGTATTGATTGCCCGGGTGCGGGCCGTGCTGCGCCGCCGGGCTATTGAACCCCCGGGAGAGACCTCCCCGTTAACCATTCATGAACTGGCCATCCACCCCGGACGCCATGAGGTCATGGTGGCTGGCCAGCCGGTGGACCTGACGGTGACCGAGTTCCGACTGTTGCACATGTTGGCCCGGCGTCCGGGTTGGGTATTCACCCGCACCCAGATCATCAACGGGGTCCACGGTGATGATTATCCGGTCTCAGATCGCTCTATCGATGTCCAGATCGTTGGCCTGCGCAAAAAGCTGGGATCTGCTGGCAATTATATTGAAACGGTGCGGGGAGTCGGGTACCGCTTTAAGGAATGA
- the pstB gene encoding phosphate ABC transporter ATP-binding protein PstB, whose protein sequence is MVIEPPEETLKPPWPEPKPGIKLSVRHLDFYYGSQQALFDNNLNIAQNQVTAIIGPSGCGKSTHIRVYNRIFELYRDQRATGEVLLDGKNILDPSQDLMELRRRVGMIFQKPTPFPMSVFDNVAFGLKLHYRMNKSEMADRVEEALKRAALWDEVKDFLRKPGTALSGGQQQRLCIARAIVVEPELLLMDEPCSAIDPIATGKIEELIYILKSRYTIVIVTHNMQQAARVSDFTAFFFQGQIIEFGTTDQIFTNPANKQTEEYVTGRFG, encoded by the coding sequence ATGGTCATTGAGCCCCCGGAGGAAACCCTGAAACCGCCTTGGCCTGAACCAAAGCCCGGCATCAAGCTCTCGGTCCGCCACCTGGATTTCTACTATGGCAGTCAGCAGGCTTTATTCGATAATAACCTGAACATCGCCCAGAATCAGGTGACTGCCATTATTGGTCCGTCAGGCTGCGGCAAATCGACTCATATTCGGGTATATAATCGGATTTTTGAACTTTACCGGGACCAGCGGGCCACGGGTGAGGTACTACTGGATGGGAAAAATATTTTAGATCCCTCTCAAGACCTTATGGAGCTTCGACGTCGGGTCGGCATGATTTTCCAGAAACCAACCCCTTTCCCGATGAGTGTGTTCGATAATGTTGCATTTGGTTTAAAATTGCATTATCGTATGAATAAGAGTGAAATGGCCGATCGGGTCGAGGAAGCCTTGAAGCGGGCGGCCCTGTGGGACGAAGTCAAGGATTTCCTGCGCAAACCGGGTACGGCTCTCTCCGGCGGTCAGCAACAAAGATTATGCATTGCCCGGGCCATTGTGGTTGAACCCGAGCTTTTGTTAATGGACGAACCTTGTTCGGCCATTGATCCGATTGCCACCGGCAAGATCGAAGAATTAATTTATATATTAAAATCTAGGTACACCATTGTCATTGTGACCCATAACATGCAACAGGCGGCTCGGGTCTCCGATTTTACCGCCTTTTTCTTCCAGGGACAGATAATAGAGTTCGGAACTACCGATCAGATTTTTACCAACCCGGCCAACAAGCAGACGGAAGAATATGTTACTGGCCGTTTTGGTTAA
- the ftsY gene encoding signal recognition particle-docking protein FtsY, which yields MTMRKWFKKRKDRKAAAEEAQGAEITQAEVPEITVSEAPDESEPQLEETALGAASLMASEPEPEASPPEAETASLSPTDALEEETAVERLEPDKKGVFRRLRDRLGRTRGALAHRLDRLFLGKKVIDAELLESLEELLITADLGVDTTLALIDAVREKVRRKELSDSSRLKAHLKAEMVALLQAPAPGPAVNQKPRVIMVIGVNGVGKTTTIAKLAHYDRAAGRKALLVAADTFRAAAIEQLEIWGQRVGAEVIKQKSGSDPAAVVYDGLAAAQSRGVDTVYIDTAGRLHTKVNLMEELKKIKRTAARKLPNAPHEIYLVLDATTGQNAINQARMFHEALGVTGLIITKLDGTAKGGVALGVVKETGLPLRYIGIGERMEDLRPFEAEAFIDAILG from the coding sequence ATGACTATGCGTAAATGGTTTAAAAAACGAAAGGACCGCAAAGCTGCTGCAGAAGAGGCCCAAGGGGCCGAAATAACCCAGGCCGAGGTTCCCGAGATTACCGTGTCAGAAGCGCCCGATGAATCTGAGCCGCAGCTGGAGGAGACCGCCCTCGGCGCAGCTTCGCTAATGGCTTCCGAACCGGAGCCTGAGGCCTCGCCTCCAGAGGCTGAAACGGCTTCTTTGTCGCCGACCGACGCCTTGGAGGAGGAGACTGCGGTCGAGCGGCTGGAGCCCGATAAAAAAGGGGTATTCCGCCGGTTGCGGGACCGTTTGGGGCGGACCCGAGGGGCCCTGGCGCATCGATTGGATCGCCTGTTTCTGGGCAAGAAGGTGATTGATGCGGAGTTATTAGAATCACTGGAAGAGCTATTGATCACTGCCGATCTAGGGGTTGATACTACCCTGGCCCTCATAGACGCAGTACGGGAGAAAGTGCGGCGCAAAGAGTTGAGTGATTCTAGCCGGCTCAAGGCTCACCTCAAGGCAGAAATGGTGGCCCTGCTGCAAGCTCCGGCCCCAGGCCCAGCGGTTAACCAAAAACCTCGGGTAATCATGGTAATCGGGGTTAATGGCGTGGGTAAGACCACCACCATTGCCAAGCTGGCCCATTACGACCGGGCAGCAGGGCGGAAAGCATTATTGGTCGCTGCTGATACCTTCCGTGCCGCGGCCATCGAACAGTTAGAGATCTGGGGGCAACGGGTGGGGGCCGAGGTAATCAAACAGAAGAGCGGCTCGGATCCCGCCGCGGTGGTCTACGATGGGCTGGCCGCGGCCCAGTCCCGGGGGGTGGACACGGTTTACATCGACACCGCTGGCCGGCTGCATACCAAAGTCAACCTTATGGAGGAACTTAAAAAGATCAAGCGGACTGCGGCCCGCAAACTACCCAATGCCCCCCACGAGATCTACCTGGTGCTGGATGCCACTACCGGCCAGAACGCCATCAATCAGGCCCGGATGTTCCATGAGGCTCTGGGGGTTACAGGTTTAATTATCACTAAATTGGACGGCACGGCCAAGGGCGGGGTGGCCCTGGGAGTGGTGAAAGAAACCGGCCTGCCGCTTCGATACATCGGGATCGGCGAAAGGATGGAGGACCTGCGTCCTTTCGAGGCCGAGGCCTTTATCGACGCTATTTTGGGATGA
- a CDS encoding insulinase family protein, whose protein sequence is MVKKALKILFILCWWFLLAGCDRAASADLYARVQEVRLDNGLKVLLWPENRAPVVTLQVWYRVGSRNEELGKTGISHLTEHLMFRGTEKYGPKVFSRQVQKFGGTDNAFTSRDYTAYYEIGPQTSLKMWLEMEADRMRNLKVSEELFRTEQQVVLEERRLRTEDDPVSFLIEDTVAAAYKAHPYQWPVIGWMHDIKSLRREDFLAYYGQYYQPNNATLVLVGDFEPEAALQEIRATFGKLPRGPEPPPFRPLEPPQQGKRQVSVHREAQLPFICLAYHVPNLGHPDAYALEVLSSILSQGRSSRLFQQLVYEKRLALDIGADYNLATACPSLFMVYAQPLPGKTVEELEQALEAELTRIKTTPVTDRELIKAKNQAESGFVMAQDSLFYRGMLLGRYQTIDSWQRLKELLPGIQAVQKKDVLRVAQQYLVPQNCTVGILHPVQTDRPIVGRYQGYGQIE, encoded by the coding sequence ATGGTTAAAAAAGCTTTAAAAATTCTTTTTATCTTATGCTGGTGGTTCTTACTAGCAGGCTGTGACCGGGCGGCGAGCGCTGATCTTTATGCCCGGGTGCAAGAGGTCAGATTGGATAATGGCCTAAAAGTGCTGCTCTGGCCCGAAAACCGGGCCCCGGTGGTTACCCTTCAGGTCTGGTATCGGGTCGGTTCCCGTAACGAAGAGCTGGGCAAAACCGGGATTTCGCACCTTACCGAACACCTGATGTTTCGGGGCACGGAAAAATATGGCCCCAAGGTTTTTTCCCGGCAGGTGCAGAAGTTCGGCGGCACCGACAATGCCTTTACCTCCCGGGATTACACCGCCTATTATGAAATCGGTCCCCAGACCAGCCTGAAGATGTGGCTGGAAATGGAGGCCGATCGGATGCGCAACCTCAAGGTCAGCGAGGAACTGTTCCGCACCGAACAGCAGGTGGTTCTGGAGGAACGGCGTCTGCGCACCGAAGATGATCCGGTCAGTTTTTTAATTGAAGATACAGTGGCTGCGGCCTATAAGGCGCATCCCTATCAATGGCCGGTAATCGGCTGGATGCATGACATCAAGAGTTTGCGCCGCGAGGATTTTTTAGCCTACTATGGTCAATATTATCAACCAAATAATGCCACCCTGGTGCTGGTCGGGGATTTTGAGCCCGAAGCGGCACTTCAAGAAATCCGCGCCACTTTCGGCAAACTGCCCCGCGGTCCGGAACCACCGCCTTTTCGGCCCTTGGAACCACCCCAGCAAGGCAAACGCCAGGTGAGCGTGCATCGGGAAGCCCAGTTGCCTTTTATATGCCTGGCTTATCATGTGCCCAATCTGGGGCATCCAGACGCCTACGCCCTGGAAGTGCTGTCCTCCATTCTTTCCCAGGGACGCAGTTCCCGGCTGTTCCAGCAATTGGTTTATGAGAAGCGCCTGGCCCTGGATATCGGGGCTGATTATAACCTGGCGACTGCCTGCCCGTCGCTATTTATGGTTTACGCCCAACCTTTGCCGGGCAAAACCGTGGAGGAATTGGAGCAGGCCCTGGAGGCCGAACTGACCCGGATCAAGACTACGCCGGTGACGGATCGAGAGCTGATCAAGGCCAAAAACCAGGCCGAATCAGGGTTTGTCATGGCCCAGGATTCGCTGTTTTATCGGGGTATGCTGCTGGGGCGATATCAAACCATTGATAGCTGGCAACGGCTAAAAGAACTGCTGCCTGGAATTCAGGCCGTGCAGAAAAAAGATGTGCTGCGGGTCGCCCAGCAATATCTGGTTCCCCAAAACTGTACGGTAGGGATACTTCATCCTGTCCAGACTGACCGGCCAATTGTCGGGCGCTATCAAGGATATGGTCAGATTGAATAG
- a CDS encoding HAMP domain-containing protein, which yields MRRKRLLWHLYPSYLIITIISLVAVTWYISRVWEQLYLKQMALDLGDQASLLAMQVQKRLGSYQVAEIDALCKSWGQASHTRFTIILPSGQVLGDSHQDPAEMDNHADRPEIQGALAGQTVTITRKSYTLNQYMMYVALPHKEQGQVSGVVRAAIPVTTIDQALKAIYVKIALGGLAIALIAAALSLFISRRITRPLEEMKRGAARFAQGNLDRKVPVPASDELGSLAEALNQMAAQLDDRIRTILRQRQEHEAILSSMVEGVIAVDRQGHIITLNTAGARLLGVEPHAVRHRSIQEVIRNTDLQWFVSRAQSAIAPIEGEIVLNDEEERFLQAHGTQLRDLQGAPIGALIVVHDVTRLRGLENARRDFVANVSHELRTPITSIKGFVETLQDRALAEPEKAQEFLDIIARQADRLNQIIEDLLSLSRLEQEADQVKFSLIKSPINEVIQGAVQACASRAAAKGINIVTVSKNDVQAPINPHLLEQALVNLIDNAIKYSPAGSIVQVKTDSQPQEIIIRVEDQGIGISKEHQSRIFERFYRVDASRSRKIGGTGLGLAIVKHIAQAHGGRVTVESTPGKGSVFSLHLPQNQF from the coding sequence ATGCGCCGCAAACGGCTTCTCTGGCATCTTTATCCTTCCTATCTGATAATCACTATTATCTCCCTGGTTGCAGTCACCTGGTATATCTCCCGGGTCTGGGAACAGCTCTATCTGAAGCAGATGGCGCTGGATCTGGGAGATCAGGCCAGCCTGCTGGCCATGCAGGTGCAAAAAAGGCTGGGATCGTACCAAGTGGCGGAGATAGACGCCTTGTGTAAATCCTGGGGGCAAGCCAGCCATACCCGCTTCACGATTATCCTGCCCTCGGGCCAGGTCCTGGGTGACTCCCACCAGGACCCGGCTGAGATGGATAACCATGCCGATCGGCCAGAGATCCAAGGGGCGCTGGCCGGCCAAACAGTGACCATTACCCGCAAAAGTTACACCCTGAACCAATACATGATGTATGTGGCCCTTCCCCATAAGGAGCAGGGCCAGGTGAGCGGGGTGGTGCGGGCCGCCATTCCGGTGACTACCATTGATCAGGCCTTGAAGGCAATCTATGTCAAAATAGCCCTGGGGGGGCTGGCTATTGCCCTGATAGCGGCCGCTCTGAGCTTATTCATCTCCCGCCGCATCACCCGGCCGCTGGAGGAGATGAAGCGGGGGGCGGCCCGCTTTGCCCAAGGCAACCTGGATCGCAAGGTGCCGGTGCCCGCCTCAGATGAGTTGGGCAGCCTAGCAGAAGCCTTGAACCAAATGGCGGCCCAGCTAGATGACCGCATCCGCACCATCCTGAGACAACGTCAAGAACATGAGGCCATCCTGTCCAGTATGGTAGAAGGGGTGATCGCCGTCGATCGTCAGGGGCACATCATCACCCTGAATACCGCCGGGGCCCGATTGCTTGGGGTGGAACCCCATGCCGTCCGGCACCGCAGTATCCAGGAAGTAATCAGAAATACCGACCTGCAATGGTTTGTCAGCCGGGCCCAGAGCGCCATCGCGCCGATTGAAGGCGAAATCGTCTTAAACGATGAGGAAGAGCGGTTTTTGCAGGCGCACGGCACCCAACTGCGAGATCTCCAGGGGGCTCCGATCGGGGCTTTGATCGTGGTTCACGATGTCACCCGGCTGCGGGGGCTGGAGAATGCCCGGCGGGACTTTGTGGCCAATGTCTCTCATGAACTCCGCACTCCGATCACCTCCATCAAAGGCTTTGTCGAGACCTTGCAGGACAGGGCCTTGGCGGAGCCGGAGAAAGCCCAAGAATTTTTAGACATTATCGCCCGCCAAGCTGACCGTCTCAACCAAATCATTGAGGACCTGCTCAGCCTATCCCGACTCGAACAAGAGGCCGATCAGGTAAAATTCAGCCTGATCAAAAGCCCGATTAACGAGGTTATACAGGGTGCCGTCCAGGCCTGCGCCAGTCGCGCCGCAGCCAAGGGCATCAATATAGTCACCGTTAGTAAAAATGACGTGCAGGCCCCGATAAATCCCCATCTCCTGGAACAGGCGTTGGTGAATCTGATTGACAACGCCATTAAATACAGCCCCGCCGGGAGTATCGTCCAGGTTAAGACCGACAGCCAGCCCCAGGAAATTATCATCCGCGTGGAGGATCAAGGGATCGGCATCAGCAAAGAGCATCAGTCCCGCATCTTTGAACGCTTCTATCGCGTCGATGCCAGTCGGAGTCGCAAGATCGGCGGCACCGGCCTGGGGCTGGCCATAGTCAAACACATTGCCCAGGCCCATGGCGGCCGGGTGACGGTGGAAAGCACGCCTGGCAAGGGGAGCGTATTTTCCTTGCATCTTCCTCAGAATCAATTCTAA
- the pstS gene encoding phosphate ABC transporter substrate-binding protein PstS — protein sequence MKKTLCLGLSLAFILGIVGLAQAETMKINGAGASFPYPVYSQWAHKYKNLKGIEVNYQSIGSGGGIAQIKAKTVNFGGTDKPLKLAEQKASDLLMFPMLIGGIVPVVNIPGIKAGELQLSQELLADIFLGKIKSWNDPAIKKVNPKLKLPQQAITIVHRADGSGSTWLFTHYLSQISPDWKAKVGYGKVVSWPTGIGAKGNEGVAANVNRIAGSIGYVEYAYAIKGKLTYAKLQNQAGKFVAPSIESFQSAAAYADWQNAPGYYMVLTNQPGDNTWPIAGATFILINKTQPDAKLAKAMLEYFDWCFKHGSDIAEKLHYVPMPQEVIKMVEASWTQEVKADGQAVWQ from the coding sequence ATGAAGAAAACTCTGTGTCTGGGGTTATCCTTGGCTTTCATTTTGGGGATAGTGGGCTTGGCTCAGGCCGAAACCATGAAGATCAATGGCGCCGGGGCTTCCTTCCCTTACCCGGTCTATTCCCAATGGGCTCATAAATACAAAAATCTAAAAGGGATAGAAGTCAATTATCAATCGATTGGCTCCGGGGGCGGCATTGCCCAGATCAAGGCCAAAACCGTTAACTTCGGCGGCACGGATAAGCCATTGAAGCTTGCGGAGCAGAAAGCATCCGATCTGCTGATGTTCCCTATGCTGATCGGCGGTATCGTCCCGGTGGTCAATATTCCAGGCATCAAAGCCGGGGAGCTGCAGCTTTCCCAAGAGCTGTTAGCCGATATTTTTCTGGGTAAAATCAAATCTTGGAATGACCCCGCGATTAAAAAGGTCAATCCTAAACTGAAGCTGCCCCAGCAGGCGATCACCATTGTCCACCGGGCTGATGGCTCCGGCAGCACCTGGCTGTTTACCCACTATCTGAGCCAAATTTCCCCGGACTGGAAAGCCAAGGTCGGTTACGGCAAAGTGGTCTCCTGGCCCACCGGCATTGGCGCTAAGGGCAACGAAGGGGTGGCGGCCAACGTTAATAGAATAGCGGGCAGCATCGGCTACGTGGAATATGCCTATGCCATCAAGGGCAAGTTGACTTATGCCAAATTACAAAATCAGGCTGGCAAATTTGTCGCTCCCAGCATTGAGTCCTTCCAGTCGGCGGCGGCTTATGCGGATTGGCAAAACGCGCCGGGCTATTACATGGTGCTCACCAACCAGCCCGGGGACAACACCTGGCCTATCGCCGGGGCGACTTTTATCCTGATCAATAAGACCCAACCGGATGCCAAACTGGCCAAGGCCATGTTGGAATATTTTGATTGGTGCTTTAAACATGGCAGCGATATCGCCGAAAAACTGCACTATGTCCCCATGCCCCAGGAAGTGATCAAGATGGTGGAGGCCTCCTGGACCCAGGAAGTTAAGGCCGACGGCCAGGCAGTGTGGCAGTAA
- a CDS encoding VanZ family protein — protein MFNAFKYFRFKAFCFYWLPPLLLTGLILLFSGELGSVEYTQAIIKLIWPWFPSMNGKLANLLHFFLRKGGHFIIYAMLFVAWVRPLRWALGFSPLLAIFLALMINLGVALTDEGNQARIESRTANPRDILLDISGALTATLIIFPVLRQASVGKNSK, from the coding sequence ATGTTCAATGCTTTTAAATACTTCCGCTTCAAGGCATTCTGTTTCTACTGGCTGCCGCCGCTGCTGCTGACCGGCTTAATCTTGTTATTTTCCGGAGAATTGGGGTCGGTGGAATATACTCAAGCAATCATTAAACTGATCTGGCCCTGGTTTCCCTCTATGAATGGTAAGCTGGCAAATCTGCTCCACTTCTTTTTACGCAAAGGCGGTCATTTTATTATTTATGCTATGTTATTTGTTGCCTGGGTGCGTCCTCTGCGGTGGGCTCTCGGTTTTAGCCCGCTGCTCGCTATCTTCCTGGCCTTAATGATAAATCTGGGGGTGGCGCTGACAGATGAAGGCAATCAGGCCCGGATTGAAAGTCGGACCGCCAACCCCCGGGATATTTTGCTAGATATTAGCGGGGCACTTACCGCCACCCTGATTATCTTCCCGGTTTTACGCCAGGCCTCGGTTGGGAAAAATAGCAAATGA
- the pstC gene encoding phosphate ABC transporter permease subunit PstC, which yields MLKFPQLWPKTGAESAGDIGFRWLSGLCASLVPLLIWTIFLQLLWYSLPTIKTFGPGFLVSQAWNPVTQEFGAASSIFGTVVSTLIAMLLAVPLSMVIALLLVELAPPRLSRVIGTLIELLAAIPSIIYGMWGLFVFAPFMADYVQPALADTLGFLPLFQGPPMGIGMLTAGIILAFMILPFITMITRDVFLLVPPVVKESAYGMGSTTWEVTYKVTIPYGLVGVLGACFLGLGRALGETMAVTFVIGNTHRISASLFAPGNSIASCLANEFAEATEPLYVSSLIALGLVLFIVTYLVQVLSQIMLRRMYRAWSVGL from the coding sequence ATTCTAAAATTTCCGCAGCTCTGGCCCAAAACCGGGGCGGAATCCGCCGGTGACATTGGATTTCGCTGGCTCTCAGGCCTTTGCGCCTCTCTGGTGCCGTTACTTATTTGGACCATCTTTCTTCAGCTACTGTGGTACTCGCTCCCCACCATCAAAACCTTTGGACCGGGTTTTCTGGTCTCACAAGCCTGGAACCCGGTCACCCAGGAATTTGGCGCGGCCAGCAGTATTTTTGGCACGGTGGTATCGACCCTGATCGCCATGCTGCTGGCGGTGCCCTTAAGTATGGTGATCGCCCTGCTGCTGGTGGAGTTGGCCCCGCCCCGGCTCAGCCGGGTGATCGGCACCCTGATCGAACTGTTGGCGGCCATTCCCAGCATCATTTATGGCATGTGGGGCCTGTTCGTCTTTGCCCCGTTTATGGCTGATTATGTGCAGCCGGCCCTGGCTGATACCCTGGGCTTCCTGCCGCTTTTTCAAGGGCCGCCCATGGGCATCGGCATGCTGACCGCGGGGATCATCCTGGCCTTTATGATCCTCCCTTTTATTACCATGATCACCCGGGACGTGTTTTTGCTGGTGCCGCCGGTGGTAAAAGAATCGGCCTATGGTATGGGGTCCACCACCTGGGAGGTGACCTATAAAGTCACCATCCCTTATGGTCTGGTCGGGGTGCTGGGGGCCTGCTTTTTGGGGCTGGGCCGGGCCTTGGGCGAAACCATGGCCGTCACTTTTGTAATTGGCAATACTCATCGTATCTCGGCCTCGCTGTTTGCCCCGGGCAACAGCATTGCCTCCTGTCTGGCCAATGAGTTCGCTGAGGCCACAGAGCCCTTATATGTCAGTTCCTTGATTGCCCTGGGGTTGGTCCTGTTCATTGTCACCTATCTGGTGCAAGTACTCTCCCAAATAATGTTGCGGCGCATGTATCGCGCCTGGAGTGTAGGGTTATGA
- the pstA gene encoding phosphate ABC transporter permease PstA yields MNRRPPTGRRLINFLVSGFAVIAALLGILLLGWITLEVVLRGLAAINFDFFLKLPTPPGMPGGGLANAIAGTLAMTGMATLIAVPLGLLGGVYLAEYGQESRLADNSRFSSNVLMGMPSIIIGMFIYAIVVVPLRHFSGYAGALALAIIMLPVIARTTEDMLRLVPNTLRETALALGASRWKVTVLIVFRAARAGLITGGLLGVARVSGETAPLLFTALNSPYWFRSLGEPTANLTVTIFNYAMSPYSDWQQMAWGASLLITFGVLALNLTARFVLQEKK; encoded by the coding sequence ATGAACCGTCGGCCCCCCACCGGACGCCGTCTGATTAATTTTTTGGTGAGTGGTTTTGCCGTTATCGCAGCGCTGTTGGGCATCCTGTTATTGGGATGGATTACCCTGGAAGTTGTCTTGCGCGGTCTGGCGGCGATCAATTTCGACTTTTTCCTTAAGCTGCCCACTCCACCCGGTATGCCGGGGGGCGGCCTGGCCAACGCTATCGCCGGGACCTTGGCCATGACCGGGATGGCCACCCTGATTGCGGTCCCGTTGGGACTGTTGGGAGGAGTCTACCTGGCCGAATATGGCCAAGAATCGCGGCTGGCGGATAATAGCCGCTTTTCCTCCAATGTCCTGATGGGCATGCCCTCTATCATCATCGGGATGTTTATTTATGCCATCGTCGTGGTGCCCCTAAGACACTTTTCCGGATACGCCGGGGCCTTGGCGCTGGCGATCATTATGTTGCCGGTTATCGCCCGGACCACCGAAGACATGCTGCGCCTGGTTCCCAACACCCTGCGGGAAACGGCCTTGGCCTTGGGCGCGTCCCGTTGGAAAGTAACCGTATTGATCGTCTTTCGAGCCGCCCGGGCTGGTTTGATCACCGGGGGCTTGCTGGGAGTAGCCCGGGTCAGTGGCGAAACTGCTCCGCTATTATTTACTGCCCTGAACAGCCCTTATTGGTTCCGTTCCCTGGGGGAACCCACAGCCAATTTAACCGTAACCATCTTCAATTATGCCATGTCCCCCTACAGCGACTGGCAGCAGATGGCCTGGGGGGCATCGCTGCTGATTACCTTTGGGGTCCTGGCCCTTAACTTAACGGCGCGTTTCGTCCTCCAGGAAAAGAAATAA
- the phoU gene encoding phosphate signaling complex protein PhoU, with amino-acid sequence MVRPLQQEIDKLKSRILYFSALVEENVRNAIRALVKHDTKLASKVIDTDADIDQMEVEVEEQCLKIIALHQPVATDLRFIIAVFNINNDLERIGDLAVNIAERAFALASCPEIEIPFDFSGMAEKALAMLKNSLDALVNLDSGLARQVCLADEEVDNINQEIYGQVEESIRQNPERLDCLIQFPTISAELERIADHATNIAEEVIYLTEGKIVRHQTVEPSDSTPKRTKVTDMTKLLK; translated from the coding sequence ATGGTCCGGCCGCTCCAGCAAGAAATTGATAAATTAAAAAGCAGGATCCTGTATTTTAGCGCCTTGGTGGAGGAAAACGTCAGAAACGCCATCCGCGCCTTAGTCAAACACGATACTAAACTGGCCAGCAAGGTCATCGACACTGACGCGGATATCGATCAGATGGAGGTTGAGGTTGAGGAGCAATGTTTGAAGATCATTGCCCTGCACCAACCGGTAGCCACCGACCTGCGCTTCATTATCGCGGTGTTCAATATTAATAATGATCTGGAACGCATCGGCGATCTGGCGGTCAATATTGCCGAACGAGCCTTTGCCCTGGCCTCCTGTCCGGAAATAGAAATTCCTTTTGATTTTTCCGGGATGGCCGAAAAGGCCCTGGCCATGCTCAAAAATAGTCTCGACGCCTTGGTAAATTTAGACTCTGGACTGGCCCGCCAGGTGTGTCTGGCCGATGAAGAGGTTGACAACATTAATCAGGAGATCTATGGCCAGGTGGAAGAAAGCATCCGCCAAAACCCTGAGCGGCTGGACTGTCTGATCCAGTTTCCAACCATATCGGCTGAATTGGAGCGGATTGCTGACCACGCCACCAATATTGCCGAGGAAGTAATCTATCTAACCGAAGGCAAGATTGTCCGCCACCAGACGGTGGAGCCCTCCGACTCAACCCCCAAGCGCACTAAAGTCACGGATATGACCAAGTTATTAAAATAA